The Schistocerca piceifrons isolate TAMUIC-IGC-003096 chromosome 5, iqSchPice1.1, whole genome shotgun sequence genome has a segment encoding these proteins:
- the LOC124798542 gene encoding peroxiredoxin-6-like — MKLESIVPNFQAPSTQGPLDFYKWKGNSWCVLFSHPADFTPVCTTELGRIAVHNPEFQKRGVKLLALSCDKLKDHVDWVNDIKSYCKDIPGDFPYPIVSDETRELAVKLDMIDERDKDNVEKAMTVRAMYVIGPDNRLRLSMVYPASCGRNVDELLRVIDSLQLTDRLKVVATPANWTPGTKVMILPHVPDQDLPKLFPGGVERVSMPSGNNYVRTTTDY, encoded by the exons atgaagctcGAGAGCATCGTGCCCAACTTCCAGGCGCCCTCCACGCAGGGTCCTCTCGACTTCTACAAGTGGAAGGGAAACTC GTGGTGTGTTCTGTTCTCACACCCGGCTGACTTCACGCCAGTGTGTACCACAGAGCTGGGACGCATAGCCGTCCACAACCCGGAGTTCCAGAAGCGAGGAGTCAAGCTGCTGGCGCTCTCCTGTGACAAACTCAAGGACCACGTCGACTGGGTCAAT GACATCAAGTCGTACTGCAAGGACATTCCCGGCGACTTCCCGTACCCCATCGTGTCCGACGAGACGCGCGAGCTGGCCGTCAAGCTGGACATGATCGACGAGCGCGACAAGGACAACGTGGAGAAGGCGATGACGGTGAGGGCCATGTACGTCATCGGGCCGGACAACCGGCTGCGCCTCTCCATGGTGTACCCCGCGTCCTGCGGCCGCAACGTCGA TGAGCTGTTGCGCGTGATCGACTCCCTGCAGCTGACGGACCGGCTGAAGGTGGTGGCCACTCCCGCCAACTGGACGCCCGGCACCAAGGTGATGATCCTGCCGCACGTGCCCGACCAAGACCTGCCCAAGCTCTTCCCTGGAGGCGTCGAGCGCGTCTCCATGCCCTCCGGCAACAACTACGTGCGCACCACCACTGACTATTAA